In Nymphaea colorata isolate Beijing-Zhang1983 chromosome 3, ASM883128v2, whole genome shotgun sequence, a genomic segment contains:
- the LOC116250909 gene encoding transcription factor IBH1-like, translated as MSLLREKPAINPKSLRPLFARRFLMALITSKRVNKRKSSFSARARRIKQAADISLASAAMACNSKHAWSKAVIRRSHATLRHHRLLRQPQAEAAVPMKEFRRPSRADALRRLMPGGRGMGFCRLLEEAADYIRALKAQVQVMQCIADSLDP; from the coding sequence aTGTCTCTTTTGAGAGAGAAACCTGCTATAAATCCTAAATCCCTGAGACCCTTGTTCGCAAGGCGCTTCCTCATGGCCTTGATCACCTCCAAAAGAGTGAACAAGCGCAAGTCCAGCTTCTCTGCAAGAGCCAGAAGGATCAAACAGGCCGCAGATATCAGCCTGGCTTCTGCAGCCATGGCATGCAACTCTAAGCACGCGTGGAGCAAGGCTGTGATAAGGCGCAGCCACGCCACCTTGCGCCACCATCGCCTTCTACGGCAACCGCAGGCAGAGGCGGCCGTCCCAATGAAGGAGTTCCGCCGACCAAGCCGAGCCGACGCGCTTCGCCGGCTTATGCCTGGCGGCCGGGGAATGGGTTTCTGCAGGTTGCTGGAGGAAGCTGCTGATTACATCAGGGCCCTGAAGGCTCAGGTACAGGTCATGCAGTGCATTGCTGATTCACTCGACCCTTGA